One genomic region from Salinicola endophyticus encodes:
- a CDS encoding Trm112 family protein: MDKELIAMLICPVSHSELTFDRERNELKSSVSGLAYPIRDGIPVMLESEARVMSTEEKLGKAAPAP; encoded by the coding sequence ATGGACAAGGAATTGATAGCGATGCTGATCTGTCCCGTCAGCCACAGTGAGCTGACCTTCGACCGCGAACGCAACGAACTCAAGAGCTCGGTCAGCGGGTTGGCTTACCCGATCCGTGACGGTATCCCGGTGATGCTCGAGAGCGAAGCCCGGGTGATGAGCACCGAGGAGAAACTCGGCAAGGCGGCGCCGGCACCATGA
- a CDS encoding DNA internalization-related competence protein ComEC/Rec2 produces MTACWWACRPGLAMPLALAAIAGAVAGEALPAVTGVGLALLGSALLLGAIVWRRVGRSGAWSLTGGGLCLLVAAWCALVLVHDRAGRLPELLAGQEFRLQGVVESLQRDGRRTRFVLHVTRCEALAQPVACPPLGQVRLSWYADNSLAMGERWALTARLRPPLGFANPDTFDYAAWLRREHIHALGYVRAEETARRLAPAPFSLRRVALERLAAVPMSALGKRWLAALTLGAGDGLTAADWERLNATGTTHLMVISGLHVGMVAALMLWLLRRLARWFAPTAWRLAAWPWVGAALAAFAYASLAGFAPPTLRAVLMTTIGLWVASGRHAPGWWQAWWLALALVVVADPMAPWRPGVWLSFTAVAVLILAWSGRPRPRGIRGWCLALLRTQWLLAPVMAAAVLLAIGRLAPAAPLINLLAVPVVGSLMVPLGFCGWLWVAWPTLAGWVWAPFDLLARGVAEALTWSAQIVPLWQPAAWWHWPLALALLLWAVLWLLPGLALRLRLWFSALLLVSVALLRVPLLPPDTLVVTVYDVGQGQLVELRSRHQRVLVDTGPRFGSGFMPLTLLWPPGQRFDAVVVSHSDRDHAGGVPALQARHRVDRWWAPRGNTLGLPSRPCVAGEAWHADGADWRFLSPPPGAASLPRNDRSCVLLVTLGSRRVLITGDAGVAIERHQLLPQLGMGRIDVLVAGHHGSVTSSAPSFVAATHPREVVFSSGRHNPFGHPREAVVARFLAAGSRVWNTAYDGAVRFVLSASGIEVETQRHPGWSRRATVDTGDVGVESSP; encoded by the coding sequence ATGACAGCGTGCTGGTGGGCGTGCCGGCCGGGTCTGGCGATGCCGCTGGCGCTGGCAGCGATCGCTGGTGCCGTCGCCGGCGAGGCGCTGCCTGCAGTGACCGGAGTGGGGCTGGCGCTATTGGGGTCGGCACTCCTGCTGGGCGCGATTGTATGGCGGCGGGTGGGGCGCAGTGGGGCCTGGAGTCTCACGGGCGGCGGGCTGTGTCTGCTGGTGGCCGCCTGGTGCGCGCTGGTGCTGGTCCATGACCGGGCAGGGCGATTGCCCGAGCTGCTGGCGGGGCAGGAGTTCCGCCTCCAGGGTGTGGTCGAGAGCCTCCAGCGCGACGGCCGGCGTACCCGCTTCGTGCTGCACGTCACCCGGTGCGAGGCGCTGGCGCAGCCTGTCGCCTGCCCGCCGTTGGGGCAGGTGCGCCTCTCCTGGTACGCCGACAACTCCTTGGCGATGGGGGAGCGCTGGGCGCTGACGGCGCGTCTGCGCCCGCCGCTGGGCTTCGCCAATCCGGATACCTTCGACTACGCCGCGTGGCTGCGCCGGGAACATATCCATGCCCTGGGTTACGTGCGCGCGGAGGAGACGGCCCGGCGGCTGGCCCCAGCGCCGTTCTCTTTGCGTCGGGTGGCGCTCGAACGTCTGGCTGCGGTGCCGATGAGCGCGCTGGGCAAGCGCTGGCTGGCGGCGCTGACGCTGGGCGCCGGTGATGGCCTGACGGCGGCCGACTGGGAACGACTCAACGCCACCGGCACCACCCATCTGATGGTGATCTCGGGCCTCCACGTGGGCATGGTGGCGGCGCTGATGCTTTGGCTGTTGCGGCGTCTGGCGCGCTGGTTCGCTCCCACTGCCTGGCGGCTGGCTGCCTGGCCATGGGTGGGCGCGGCGCTGGCGGCGTTCGCCTATGCCAGTCTCGCCGGCTTCGCGCCGCCGACATTGCGTGCCGTGCTGATGACCACGATCGGCCTATGGGTGGCCAGTGGGCGGCATGCCCCGGGGTGGTGGCAGGCGTGGTGGTTGGCACTGGCGCTGGTGGTGGTCGCCGACCCCATGGCGCCTTGGCGTCCGGGCGTCTGGCTCTCTTTCACGGCGGTGGCGGTGCTGATCCTGGCCTGGTCGGGGCGGCCACGCCCGCGAGGGATACGCGGCTGGTGTCTGGCGCTGCTGCGCACCCAGTGGTTGTTGGCCCCGGTGATGGCGGCAGCGGTGTTGCTCGCCATCGGTCGGCTGGCCCCGGCAGCGCCATTGATCAATCTGCTGGCGGTGCCTGTGGTGGGCAGTCTGATGGTCCCGCTGGGATTCTGTGGCTGGCTCTGGGTGGCCTGGCCCACGCTGGCCGGCTGGGTGTGGGCGCCATTCGATCTGCTGGCCCGGGGCGTGGCTGAGGCGCTGACCTGGAGCGCCCAGATCGTGCCGCTGTGGCAGCCGGCGGCGTGGTGGCACTGGCCGCTGGCCCTGGCGCTGCTGCTATGGGCAGTGCTCTGGCTGCTCCCGGGTCTCGCCCTCAGGCTGCGGCTCTGGTTCAGCGCGCTGCTGCTGGTGAGCGTGGCCCTGCTGCGCGTGCCGCTGTTGCCACCGGATACGCTGGTGGTGACGGTCTACGACGTCGGCCAGGGTCAGTTGGTCGAGCTGCGCAGTCGTCACCAGCGCGTGCTGGTGGATACCGGGCCGCGCTTTGGCTCCGGTTTCATGCCACTGACGCTACTGTGGCCGCCGGGTCAGCGCTTCGACGCGGTGGTGGTGAGCCACAGCGATCGCGATCACGCCGGCGGCGTGCCGGCGCTTCAGGCTCGGCACCGCGTGGACCGCTGGTGGGCGCCGCGGGGCAATACTCTGGGGCTGCCATCGCGTCCGTGCGTCGCGGGCGAGGCCTGGCATGCGGATGGCGCCGACTGGCGGTTCCTGTCGCCGCCGCCGGGAGCGGCGTCACTGCCGCGCAACGACCGCTCCTGCGTGCTGCTGGTCACGCTCGGCTCGCGGCGGGTGCTGATCACCGGTGACGCCGGGGTCGCCATCGAGCGCCACCAGCTCTTGCCGCAGCTGGGCATGGGGCGTATCGACGTGCTCGTGGCCGGCCACCACGGCAGTGTCACCAGCTCGGCACCGAGCTTCGTGGCGGCGACGCATCCGCGTGAGGTGGTCTTCAGCAGTGGCCGTCACAACCCCTTCGGCCATCCCAGGGAGGCCGTAGTGGCACGTTTCCTGGCGGCCGGCAGCCGCGTCTGGAACACCGCCTACGACGGTGCCGTGCGCTTCGTGTTGAGCGCGAGCGGCATCGAGGTCGAGACCCAGCGGCATCCCGGCTGGTCGCGCCGGGCGACTGTCGACACCGGGGATGTTGGGGTAGAATCCAGCCCCTGA
- the msbA gene encoding lipid A export permease/ATP-binding protein MsbA, with amino-acid sequence MLAGDALSIQSNGVTVSQASSWALYRRLLTYVHSEWRSFALAVVGYAIYAASSTALAEMMKRLIDGIQHPDADFRYFLPLFVVLMFAARGVGTFLGTYYMSNVARNVVHKLRCNVFNHMLHLPGRFFDMHSSGHLISRVTYHVEQVTGAATNAITVILREGLFVIGLIGYLLWTNWLLTLIFLGVTPLIGLVVRYTSKRFRRISRRIQNSMGDVTHVASEALTGYRVVRTHGAEAYEKQRFEAASNYNREQSIKEAMTKATSTPVIQLLVALALAGLVWLAMAPELMNAMTPGEFVAFITAASLMAKPIRSLTDVNSIIQKGLSASQELFGLLEQATEVDEGQREPHRLAGRVSVERVRFAYDEGQPEVLKGIDLEVPAGQMVAIVGRSGSGKSTLMSLLPRFYRPTAGRILIDDIDIQEYQLSPLRQQIALVSQQVTLFNTTIAENIAYGAPEASRESVIASAKAAYAHEFIEHLPQGYDTLVGDNGVMLSGGQRQRLAIARAIFKDAPILILDEATSALDTESERYIQQALETVCQGRTTFVIAHRLSTIERADRIVVMEQGELIESGTHTELLAQEGAYASLYRLQFQEQT; translated from the coding sequence ATGCTCGCGGGCGACGCTCTCTCTATCCAGTCGAACGGAGTTACCGTGTCACAAGCTTCCAGTTGGGCACTCTATCGACGCCTTCTCACTTATGTGCACTCGGAGTGGCGCTCCTTTGCGCTGGCAGTCGTGGGCTACGCCATCTATGCCGCCTCCAGCACCGCACTGGCGGAGATGATGAAGCGGCTGATCGACGGTATCCAGCATCCCGATGCCGACTTCCGCTACTTTCTGCCGCTGTTCGTGGTGCTGATGTTCGCCGCGCGGGGCGTGGGCACCTTTCTGGGTACCTACTACATGAGCAACGTGGCGCGTAATGTGGTGCACAAGCTGCGCTGCAACGTCTTCAACCATATGCTGCATCTGCCGGGGCGCTTCTTCGATATGCACTCCAGCGGTCATCTGATCTCGCGCGTGACCTATCATGTCGAACAGGTCACCGGTGCGGCCACCAACGCGATCACCGTCATCCTCCGTGAGGGGCTCTTCGTCATCGGCCTGATCGGCTATCTGCTATGGACCAACTGGCTGCTGACGCTGATCTTCCTGGGGGTGACGCCGCTGATCGGGCTGGTGGTGCGCTACACCAGTAAACGCTTTCGGCGCATCTCCCGGCGTATTCAGAACTCGATGGGGGATGTCACGCATGTCGCCTCCGAGGCGCTGACCGGCTATCGCGTGGTGCGCACTCACGGTGCCGAAGCGTACGAGAAGCAACGCTTCGAGGCGGCGAGCAACTACAACCGCGAGCAGAGCATCAAGGAAGCGATGACCAAGGCCACCAGCACCCCGGTGATTCAACTGCTGGTGGCGCTGGCCCTGGCGGGTCTGGTGTGGCTGGCCATGGCCCCCGAGCTGATGAACGCCATGACCCCCGGTGAGTTCGTCGCCTTCATTACCGCCGCGTCGCTGATGGCCAAGCCGATTCGTTCGCTGACCGACGTCAACAGCATCATCCAGAAGGGGCTTTCCGCCTCCCAGGAGCTGTTCGGCCTGCTCGAGCAGGCGACCGAGGTCGACGAGGGCCAGCGCGAACCGCACCGGCTTGCCGGTCGAGTGAGCGTCGAGCGGGTGCGCTTCGCCTATGACGAGGGGCAGCCCGAGGTGCTCAAGGGTATCGACCTGGAAGTCCCGGCGGGGCAGATGGTGGCCATCGTCGGACGCTCGGGCAGTGGCAAGTCGACCCTGATGAGCCTGCTGCCACGCTTCTATCGGCCCACAGCCGGGCGCATTCTGATCGACGACATCGATATCCAGGAGTACCAGCTGTCACCGCTGCGCCAGCAGATCGCCCTGGTCTCGCAGCAGGTGACGCTGTTCAACACCACGATCGCCGAGAACATCGCCTATGGCGCGCCCGAGGCGTCGAGAGAATCGGTGATCGCCAGCGCCAAGGCCGCTTATGCGCACGAGTTCATTGAGCATCTGCCGCAGGGCTACGATACGCTGGTCGGTGATAATGGCGTGATGCTCTCCGGTGGTCAGCGTCAGCGCCTGGCGATTGCCCGCGCGATCTTCAAGGATGCGCCGATACTGATTCTCGACGAGGCGACCTCGGCGCTGGATACCGAATCCGAGCGCTATATCCAGCAGGCCCTGGAGACGGTCTGCCAGGGGCGCACCACCTTTGTCATCGCCCACCGCCTGTCGACCATCGAGCGTGCCGATCGCATCGTGGTGATGGAGCAGGGCGAGCTGATCGAGAGCGGTACCCACACCGAGCTGCTGGCACAGGAGGGCGCCTACGCCTCACTCTATCGGCTGCAGTTCCAGGAGCAGACGTGA
- a CDS encoding lipoprotein-releasing ABC transporter permease subunit, which produces MLDRLPFLVGLRYVRAKRRNHFISFISLTSMLGLALGVAVLILVLSVMNGFDHELRTRVLGMVPHSRIEQQGGMRDWKALAERVSQHRDVVAVAPYVQQQGMFSAAGRTQGALVTGIQPEYERKVSIIGQHMQAGSLDDLTPGSWNVILGDLLARNLGVGVGDRVTLLVPEASITPGGVFPRLKRFTVSGIFKVGADLDANLAYANIEDMQALARLGDKVDGLRLELDDLFKAGPVTRDIVSSLGAGYRGLDWTYTHGNLFQAIQMEKHMIGLLLMVIVAVAAFNIVSTLVMVVTDKHADIAILRTIGATPRSIMGIFVVQGLAIGIIGIVLGVVAGIALALSVSDIIAWFQSVTGIQFLDPNVYFISYLPSRLEWDDVWVIVSSAFVLTFISTLYPAWRAARIQPAEVLRYE; this is translated from the coding sequence ATGCTCGACCGTTTACCCTTTCTGGTGGGCCTGCGATACGTGCGGGCCAAACGCCGGAACCACTTCATTTCCTTCATTTCGCTGACCTCGATGCTGGGCCTGGCCCTGGGTGTGGCGGTGCTCATTCTGGTGCTCTCGGTGATGAACGGTTTCGATCACGAGTTACGCACCCGGGTGCTGGGCATGGTGCCGCATTCGCGCATCGAGCAGCAGGGCGGCATGCGCGATTGGAAGGCGCTGGCTGAGCGAGTGAGCCAGCATCGTGACGTCGTTGCGGTAGCGCCTTACGTACAGCAGCAGGGCATGTTCTCCGCCGCCGGGCGCACCCAGGGGGCGCTGGTGACCGGTATCCAGCCCGAGTACGAGCGCAAGGTGTCGATCATCGGCCAGCACATGCAGGCCGGTTCTCTCGATGATCTGACCCCGGGTAGCTGGAACGTGATCCTGGGCGACCTGCTGGCGCGCAATCTGGGCGTGGGGGTCGGCGACCGCGTGACCCTGCTGGTGCCTGAGGCCTCGATCACCCCGGGCGGCGTATTCCCGCGACTCAAGCGCTTCACCGTCAGTGGCATCTTCAAGGTCGGGGCCGATCTCGACGCCAATCTGGCCTACGCCAACATCGAGGATATGCAAGCGCTGGCGCGTCTCGGCGACAAGGTCGACGGCCTGCGCCTGGAGCTCGACGATCTGTTCAAGGCCGGCCCTGTGACCCGCGATATCGTCAGCTCTCTGGGGGCCGGCTACCGCGGGCTGGACTGGACCTACACCCACGGCAATCTGTTCCAGGCGATCCAGATGGAGAAGCACATGATCGGCCTGCTGCTGATGGTGATCGTCGCCGTGGCGGCGTTCAATATCGTCTCGACGCTGGTGATGGTGGTCACCGACAAGCACGCCGATATCGCCATCCTGCGCACCATTGGCGCGACGCCACGCTCGATCATGGGCATCTTCGTGGTCCAGGGGCTGGCGATCGGCATCATCGGCATCGTGCTCGGGGTGGTCGCGGGCATTGCGCTGGCGCTGAGCGTGTCCGATATCATCGCCTGGTTCCAGTCGGTGACCGGTATCCAGTTCCTCGACCCCAACGTCTATTTCATCAGCTATCTGCCGTCGCGACTGGAGTGGGACGATGTCTGGGTGATCGTCTCCAGCGCGTTCGTGCTGACCTTCATCTCGACGCTCTATCCCGCCTGGCGGGCGGCCCGAATCCAGCCCGCGGAGGTGCTGCGCTATGAGTGA
- the lpxK gene encoding tetraacyldisaccharide 4'-kinase: MTPLERAWYQGAPWLWLLQPLEALYRGAVRRRRAAYRQGRRGVWQPPVPLVVVGNLSVGGTGKSPLVAWLAEWLVAQGWRPGIVSRGYGGKAPAYPLLVDAETPVAHSGDEPLMLAQQSGVAVAVDPRRPRAAQTLIETCGCNVLLADDGLQHYALGRTLEVAVVDGERGFGNRHCLPRGPLREPLERLAAVDALIGNGGLDPLSESDAPGVPRFAMQVRPRAWRHLLSGATQPIETPPFAIDAPVEALAGIGHPQRFFDTLTALGVEHRAHRFADHHAFSATDLPAGDRPIVMTAKDGVKCRDFADQRCWVLDVIAAPDAGFERWWTARVEQWQRPS; this comes from the coding sequence GTGACGCCACTCGAGCGCGCCTGGTACCAGGGGGCACCCTGGCTATGGCTGCTCCAGCCCCTCGAGGCGCTCTACCGCGGCGCCGTTCGCCGCCGTCGTGCGGCCTATCGGCAAGGCCGACGTGGCGTCTGGCAGCCGCCGGTGCCGCTGGTGGTAGTGGGCAATCTGAGCGTGGGCGGCACCGGCAAGTCGCCGCTGGTGGCCTGGCTGGCCGAGTGGCTGGTGGCGCAGGGCTGGCGTCCGGGCATCGTGTCGCGTGGCTATGGCGGCAAGGCGCCTGCCTATCCGCTGCTGGTCGACGCCGAGACGCCGGTAGCGCACAGCGGTGACGAGCCGCTGATGCTGGCACAGCAGAGTGGGGTCGCGGTGGCGGTCGACCCGCGCCGTCCGCGAGCCGCCCAGACGCTGATCGAGACGTGCGGCTGCAACGTGCTGCTGGCGGACGATGGCTTGCAGCATTATGCCCTGGGGCGGACACTCGAGGTCGCGGTGGTCGATGGCGAGCGTGGCTTCGGCAATCGCCATTGCCTGCCACGCGGCCCCCTGCGTGAGCCCCTCGAGCGCTTGGCAGCGGTCGATGCGTTGATCGGTAACGGTGGGCTCGATCCGCTGTCCGAGAGCGACGCACCCGGTGTGCCGCGTTTCGCCATGCAGGTGCGTCCGCGCGCCTGGCGCCATCTGCTCAGCGGCGCGACTCAGCCGATCGAGACGCCGCCGTTCGCCATCGATGCGCCGGTGGAGGCGCTGGCGGGGATCGGCCATCCGCAGCGCTTCTTCGACACGCTGACGGCGCTGGGCGTGGAGCATCGTGCCCATCGCTTCGCCGACCATCACGCCTTCAGCGCCACCGACCTGCCCGCAGGCGATCGGCCGATCGTGATGACGGCCAAGGATGGGGTCAAGTGTCGCGACTTCGCCGACCAGCGCTGCTGGGTGCTGGATGTGATCGCCGCGCCGGATGCCGGCTTCGAACGGTGGTGGACGGCACGCGTCGAGCAGTGGCAGCGGCCATCCTAG
- a CDS encoding low molecular weight protein-tyrosine-phosphatase has translation MAEREPSYRVLFVCLGNICRSPTAESMLRQRLAQLGLSERVAVDSCGTGAWHVGQPPDLRAQRAVRERGIDMSELRARQLVREDFDRYDEILVMDGDNLAQTLALAPVSSRARVARLLHYVGEPESDVPDPYYGGEAGFTFAIDRIEAAVAGLAESLAQRLSVAPHG, from the coding sequence ATGGCTGAACGTGAGCCGAGTTACCGGGTGCTGTTCGTCTGCCTGGGTAACATCTGTCGTTCACCGACTGCCGAGAGCATGCTGCGCCAGCGTCTGGCGCAGCTGGGTCTGAGCGAGCGGGTCGCGGTCGACTCCTGTGGCACCGGTGCCTGGCATGTCGGTCAGCCCCCGGATCTGCGCGCCCAGCGTGCGGTGCGGGAGCGGGGAATCGATATGAGTGAGCTGCGTGCCCGCCAGCTGGTACGTGAAGATTTCGACCGCTACGACGAGATACTGGTCATGGATGGCGACAATCTCGCCCAGACGCTGGCACTGGCGCCGGTTTCTAGCCGAGCACGTGTCGCTCGGCTTCTGCACTATGTCGGTGAGCCCGAAAGCGACGTGCCCGATCCCTACTATGGCGGTGAGGCGGGATTCACGTTCGCTATCGATCGGATCGAGGCGGCGGTGGCCGGCCTGGCCGAGAGCCTTGCCCAGCGCTTGTCGGTCGCACCCCATGGGTGA
- the kdsB gene encoding 3-deoxy-manno-octulosonate cytidylyltransferase has translation MSEFVVVIPARYGSSRLPGKPLMEIAGLPMVQHVWQRAGESLAARVVIATDDARIEAAARAFGAEVVMTRGDHPSGTDRLAEVAETLALAADTLVVNVQGDEPLLPAAAIDLVAQRLAADPRASIATLAEPIHDVETLFNPNVVKVITDFSGRALYFSRAPIPWDRNAWKTQPPTLLETDAWRRHIGLYAYRAGFLAEYVSWLPAPLEQLEQLEQLRALQHGHLIQVANVTSPYPGGVDTQEDLERVREHFASRGAHG, from the coding sequence ATGAGTGAATTCGTCGTCGTCATTCCGGCCCGCTACGGGTCGAGCCGGCTGCCCGGCAAGCCGCTGATGGAGATCGCTGGCCTGCCGATGGTGCAGCATGTATGGCAGCGTGCCGGCGAAAGTCTTGCCGCACGGGTCGTGATCGCCACCGATGATGCGCGGATCGAGGCTGCGGCGCGGGCGTTCGGCGCCGAGGTCGTGATGACCCGTGGCGATCATCCCTCCGGGACCGATCGCCTGGCCGAGGTCGCCGAGACGCTGGCGCTGGCAGCCGACACTCTGGTGGTCAACGTGCAGGGCGATGAGCCGCTGCTGCCGGCCGCGGCCATCGACCTGGTGGCGCAGCGTCTGGCAGCCGACCCGCGCGCTTCGATCGCCACGCTGGCCGAGCCGATCCATGATGTGGAGACGCTGTTCAATCCCAACGTGGTCAAGGTGATCACCGACTTCAGCGGACGCGCCCTCTACTTCTCTCGCGCGCCGATCCCGTGGGATCGCAATGCCTGGAAGACCCAACCGCCGACGCTGCTGGAGACCGACGCCTGGCGCCGGCATATCGGGCTCTACGCCTATCGCGCCGGCTTTCTGGCCGAGTACGTGAGCTGGCTGCCGGCGCCGCTGGAGCAGCTCGAACAGCTCGAGCAGCTGCGCGCGCTGCAGCATGGCCACCTGATTCAGGTCGCCAACGTCACCTCGCCCTATCCTGGCGGCGTGGACACCCAGGAGGATCTGGAGCGGGTGCGCGAGCACTTCGCATCCCGGGGGGCACATGGCTGA
- a CDS encoding agmatine deiminase family protein has product MTLRLLPEWHPQDAVQLTWPTPTSDWAPLLDTIEATLETMVVAIARYQPVLVCVHDAAQRERLTQRFDALGVDPGRRALIIADSDDTWARDHGPIAVSRDGAITLLDYVFTGWGGKFEAARDDRLSRALAAQGVFQVPLESQDLVLEGGAIESDGEGTLLTTSACLLNPNRNPHLDRDAVETRLCRDLGASRVLWLEHGHLEGDDTDSHIDTLARFCDAASIAYVRCDDPTDPHYAELAAMEREIKALRREDGSPYRLFALPWPKPCHDPDDGHRLPATYANFLIINGAVLVPTYGDAADFRALEVLKAAFPDRDLIPIDCRAVIRQHGSLHCLTMQLPHGALAPTLLAADAG; this is encoded by the coding sequence TTGACCCTGCGCCTGCTTCCGGAGTGGCATCCCCAGGATGCCGTGCAACTGACCTGGCCCACGCCCACCAGCGACTGGGCACCGCTGCTCGACACCATCGAAGCGACGCTGGAAACGATGGTGGTGGCGATCGCTCGCTATCAGCCGGTGCTGGTGTGCGTCCACGACGCCGCCCAGCGTGAGCGCCTGACGCAACGCTTCGACGCCCTCGGCGTCGATCCCGGGCGACGCGCCCTGATCATCGCCGACAGCGACGACACCTGGGCCCGCGACCATGGCCCGATCGCGGTCTCCCGCGATGGCGCAATCACCCTGCTCGACTATGTCTTCACCGGCTGGGGCGGCAAGTTCGAAGCGGCACGCGACGACCGGCTCAGCCGCGCGCTGGCCGCCCAGGGCGTGTTTCAGGTACCGCTCGAGAGCCAGGATCTGGTGCTCGAGGGCGGCGCCATCGAAAGCGATGGCGAGGGCACGCTGCTGACCACCAGCGCCTGCCTGCTCAATCCCAACCGCAACCCGCACCTCGATCGCGATGCGGTCGAGACGCGTCTATGCCGGGATCTCGGCGCCTCGCGCGTGCTGTGGCTGGAGCATGGCCATCTCGAGGGTGATGACACCGATAGCCATATCGATACCCTGGCGCGCTTCTGCGACGCGGCGAGCATCGCCTATGTGCGCTGCGACGACCCCACCGACCCGCACTACGCCGAGCTCGCCGCCATGGAGCGTGAGATCAAGGCGCTGCGCCGCGAGGATGGCTCGCCCTATCGGCTGTTCGCGCTCCCCTGGCCCAAGCCCTGCCACGATCCCGACGACGGGCACCGCCTGCCGGCCACCTACGCCAACTTCCTGATCATCAATGGCGCGGTGCTGGTACCGACCTACGGCGACGCGGCCGACTTTCGTGCCCTGGAGGTACTGAAGGCGGCCTTCCCCGACCGCGATCTGATCCCGATCGACTGTCGCGCCGTAATCCGCCAGCATGGCAGCCTGCACTGCCTGACCATGCAGTTGCCACACGGGGCGCTCGCACCCACGCTGTTGGCAGCGGACGCCGGCTGA
- a CDS encoding DUF2062 domain-containing protein has product MSRRWLQRYIPSQERLQRTRSLRFMHHMLGDPALWILSRRSVGNACMVGCFSAMLPIPFQMVLAAFGAYCFRGNLPLSVSLVWMTNPLTMPVVFYFNYRVGAWVMDYPARQVPDHISTAWIAGQMAHIVVPLFVGSLLVGLVLALSSNLLVRLIWRWQIARSWRRRARHRARRQRH; this is encoded by the coding sequence ATGTCTCGTCGATGGTTACAACGCTACATCCCCAGTCAGGAGAGACTGCAGCGCACGCGCTCGCTGCGCTTCATGCACCACATGCTGGGCGACCCCGCGCTGTGGATCCTGTCGCGGCGCAGTGTCGGCAACGCCTGTATGGTCGGCTGTTTCTCGGCGATGCTGCCGATTCCGTTCCAGATGGTGCTGGCGGCCTTCGGTGCCTACTGCTTCCGCGGCAACCTGCCGCTCTCGGTGAGCCTGGTGTGGATGACCAACCCGCTCACCATGCCGGTCGTGTTCTACTTCAACTATCGGGTCGGGGCCTGGGTCATGGACTACCCGGCACGCCAGGTGCCCGATCACATCAGCACCGCCTGGATCGCCGGACAGATGGCGCATATCGTGGTGCCGCTGTTCGTCGGCTCGCTGCTGGTCGGGCTGGTGCTGGCGCTCTCGAGCAACCTGCTGGTACGCCTGATCTGGCGCTGGCAGATCGCGCGGAGCTGGCGCCGTCGAGCACGCCATCGCGCCCGGCGTCAGCGCCACTGA
- a CDS encoding ATP-binding cassette domain-containing protein yields MSDVSIDRASGVARGEPMLDCRQLTRIYSEGPQDITVLDHLDLQVAAGERVAVVGSSGSGKTTLLNLLGGLDRPSGGEVVIGGRSLAGFGEAALGRFRNRYVGFVYQFHHLLAEFTAAENVALPLIIRGQSRKVALKRSLELLTRVGMAPRGDHKPGELSGGERQRVAIARALVTDPSLVLMDEPTGNLDQTTASNILALMDELASSTECAFVVVTHDPAVADHQHRKLRLDKGRLTPA; encoded by the coding sequence ATGAGTGATGTATCCATCGACCGCGCGTCGGGAGTGGCACGCGGTGAGCCGATGCTGGATTGCCGCCAGTTGACCCGGATCTACAGCGAGGGGCCGCAGGACATCACCGTGCTCGACCATCTCGATCTGCAGGTCGCGGCGGGCGAGCGTGTGGCGGTGGTGGGCAGCTCGGGCTCGGGCAAGACCACGCTGCTCAACCTGCTGGGGGGGCTCGATCGCCCCAGCGGTGGCGAGGTGGTGATCGGCGGACGGTCGCTGGCGGGTTTCGGCGAGGCGGCGCTGGGGCGTTTCCGCAATCGCTACGTCGGTTTCGTCTATCAGTTCCACCACCTGCTGGCGGAGTTCACCGCGGCCGAGAACGTGGCGCTGCCGCTGATCATCCGCGGGCAATCGCGCAAGGTGGCGTTGAAGCGCTCGCTCGAGCTGCTGACCCGTGTGGGTATGGCGCCGCGCGGGGATCACAAGCCCGGCGAGCTCTCCGGCGGTGAGCGCCAGCGCGTGGCGATCGCGCGAGCGCTGGTCACCGATCCTAGCCTGGTGCTGATGGACGAGCCCACCGGCAACCTGGACCAGACCACCGCGTCCAATATCCTCGCCCTGATGGATGAGTTGGCTTCGAGCACCGAGTGCGCCTTCGTGGTGGTCACCCATGATCCGGCGGTCGCCGATCATCAGCATCGCAAGCTGCGTCTCGACAAGGGACGACTGACCCCCGCCTGA